Proteins co-encoded in one Candidatus Nealsonbacteria bacterium genomic window:
- the rplM gene encoding 50S ribosomal protein L13 — MASNMNSKLHTIDASGKVLGRLSTEIAVLLRGKHKPDFLYHKDMGDFVVVKNVDKIRFTGRKLEQKKYYRHSGYLGGLKETPLKKLFQQNPKEILRKAVWGMLPKNKLRAKIIKKLKFK; from the coding sequence ATGGCTTCTAATATGAATTCTAAACTTCATACTATTGATGCCTCTGGCAAGGTTTTGGGGCGTTTATCTACCGAAATAGCCGTTTTACTGCGAGGAAAACATAAACCAGATTTCTTATATCACAAAGACATGGGTGATTTTGTGGTAGTGAAAAACGTTGATAAAATCAGATTCACCGGCAGAAAGCTTGAACAAAAGAAATATTATCGTCACTCCGGTTATCTGGGAGGATTAAAAGAAACTCCCCTTAAAAAACTTTTTCAACAAAACCCGAAAGAGATTTTAAGGAAAGCTGTCTGGGGAATGTTGCCTAAAAATAAATTACGCGCCAAAATA
- a CDS encoding 50S ribosomal protein L17, whose product MHKRKRSRKFSRKKDQRQALLRGLGRALLLNEKIKTTEARAKELRGIVEKFITKARKGDLHTRRLLLRFFSPQVVKKLVEDIAPRYKDRKGGYTRIVKIGLRKGDKARMAIIELVK is encoded by the coding sequence ATGCATAAACGCAAACGAAGCAGGAAATTTTCACGTAAAAAGGATCAGCGGCAAGCCCTATTAAGAGGATTAGGGAGGGCTCTTTTATTGAACGAAAAGATAAAAACTACTGAAGCTAGGGCCAAGGAGCTTCGAGGAATTGTTGAAAAATTTATTACCAAAGCAAGAAAAGGAGATCTCCATACCCGAAGATTACTATTAAGATTTTTTTCTCCTCAGGTCGTAAAAAAATTAGTTGAAGACATTGCCCCAAGATATAAAGATAGAAAGGGGGGATATACCCGGATTGTTAAAATTGGCTTAAGAAAGGGCGATAAAGCAAGAATGGCAATTATAGAATTAGTTAAGTAA
- a CDS encoding DNA-directed RNA polymerase subunit alpha codes for MLPLPHSPKIIEKKRNRALFEIEALYPGYGVTIGNVFRRVLLSSLSGAAITQMKIKGVHHEFSTIPGVLEDVVNIMLNLKQLRFKIFTAEPQKATLKIKGEKTIKGSDFKFPSQVELINKDCHIATLTDKKADFEMEIQIERGLEYEPVEKRKKEKLEIGIIPIDAIYTPIRRVSYQTENMRVGERTDFDRLKLEIETDGTITPEEAFYQASEILIKHFSLFSESIKKEIPPSPEKKEKKLSVKEDLIRTKVEDLKFSTRTLNALLQSNIKTIGGILQKSEKSFLKLEGMGEKGVKEIKRKLKKLELKLK; via the coding sequence ATGCTTCCTTTGCCTCATTCTCCTAAAATAATCGAAAAGAAAAGAAATAGGGCCTTATTTGAAATTGAAGCTCTTTATCCTGGTTATGGAGTAACAATAGGAAATGTCTTCAGAAGAGTCTTGCTCTCGTCGCTTTCCGGAGCAGCCATAACTCAAATGAAAATTAAAGGAGTTCATCATGAATTCTCCACTATCCCCGGAGTTCTGGAGGATGTCGTGAATATAATGTTGAATTTGAAACAGCTAAGATTTAAGATTTTTACTGCAGAGCCGCAAAAAGCCACTTTAAAAATAAAAGGGGAAAAAACAATAAAGGGTTCTGATTTTAAATTTCCCTCTCAAGTTGAATTAATAAACAAAGATTGTCATATCGCAACTTTAACAGACAAAAAAGCAGACTTCGAAATGGAGATCCAGATTGAAAGGGGATTAGAATATGAGCCGGTAGAAAAGAGAAAAAAAGAAAAATTAGAAATAGGGATAATTCCCATAGATGCAATTTACACTCCTATTAGAAGGGTAAGTTATCAGACCGAGAATATGCGAGTAGGGGAGAGAACCGATTTCGATAGATTAAAATTAGAGATTGAAACGGATGGAACCATTACCCCCGAAGAAGCTTTCTATCAGGCTTCGGAGATTTTAATTAAGCATTTTTCTTTATTTTCTGAAAGCATTAAAAAAGAGATTCCTCCTTCTCCAGAGAAGAAAGAAAAAAAATTGTCGGTCAAGGAAGATTTGATTAGAACCAAAGTCGAAGACTTAAAATTTTCCACCAGAACCTTAAATGCTTTATTGCAGAGTAATATAAAGACAATAGGAGGAATCCTGCAAAAGAGCGAAAAAAGCTTTCTTAAATTGGAAGGAATGGGAGAAAAAGGGGTTAAAGAGATTAAGAGAAAGCTCAAAAAACTGGAATTAAAACTGAAATGA
- a CDS encoding 30S ribosomal protein S4 has translation MINKKCKICRRLGQKLFLKGEKCFSPKCPMIKRPYPPGRKSKRRLPPISEYGRELREKQRLKSWYNLREAQLRKYVKEVLRKKGTVETVDLLIKKLESRLDNIIFRLGFVSSRPLAKQLVNHGYFSVNGKKVKSPSYQTRKGDKITILSPKKQKKIFQNLTSSIKKYQPPSWLKLDKQDLEGQIVGEPTFEEANLPVEVSSIFEFYSR, from the coding sequence ATGATTAATAAAAAATGTAAAATTTGCCGAAGATTAGGGCAAAAACTTTTTTTAAAAGGTGAGAAATGTTTTTCTCCAAAATGTCCGATGATTAAAAGGCCCTATCCGCCAGGTAGGAAGAGTAAAAGAAGACTACCGCCCATTTCTGAATACGGTAGAGAATTACGAGAAAAGCAGCGACTTAAATCATGGTATAATTTAAGAGAAGCACAATTAAGAAAATATGTGAAAGAAGTTTTAAGGAAAAAGGGCACAGTAGAAACGGTTGATCTTTTAATCAAAAAGTTAGAAAGTCGGTTAGATAATATAATTTTTCGACTTGGTTTCGTTAGTTCAAGGCCTCTGGCTAAGCAGCTTGTTAATCACGGTTATTTTTCAGTTAACGGAAAAAAGGTTAAAAGCCCGTCTTATCAAACCAGAAAAGGAGACAAGATCACAATTTTGTCTCCGAAAAAACAAAAAAAAATCTTTCAGAACTTAACGTCTTCCATCAAAAAATACCAACCTCCTTCTTGGTTAAAACTTGATAAGCAAGATTTAGAAGGACAGATAGTTGGGGAACCAACCTTTGAAGAAGCTAATCTGCCAGTTGAAGTGTCATCTATTTTCGAATTTTATTCAAGATAA
- a CDS encoding 30S ribosomal protein S11, with the protein MGKKRIIKQTEKELLQERDKIDEALRKEVRVKPKRRIDEGRVYISVSYNNTLITLTDLEGKVLAWSSAGNIGFKGTKKSTPFAASKVAEAISQKAQKLGIEKIEILVKGIGSGRESAIRSLSVRGLEIESIKDITPIPHNGCRPPKVRRV; encoded by the coding sequence ATGGGAAAAAAACGCATAATTAAACAAACTGAAAAAGAGCTATTACAAGAGAGAGATAAGATTGACGAAGCTTTAAGAAAAGAAGTTAGAGTTAAGCCCAAGAGAAGAATTGACGAAGGCAGGGTTTATATTTCCGTTTCTTATAATAATACTTTGATTACCCTGACTGATCTTGAAGGGAAGGTTTTGGCTTGGAGTTCGGCTGGTAACATCGGTTTTAAGGGAACAAAAAAATCCACTCCTTTTGCTGCCTCTAAAGTGGCCGAAGCCATATCCCAGAAAGCTCAAAAATTAGGCATAGAAAAAATAGAAATATTAGTGAAGGGAATAGGCTCTGGTCGGGAGTCGGCTATTAGATCTTTATCCGTCCGTGGGTTAGAAATAGAATCTATCAAAGATATTACTCCTATTCCTCATAACGGCTGTCGTCCACCCAAGGTCAGAAGAGTATAA
- a CDS encoding 30S ribosomal protein S13, protein MPRIIGVNIPEKKQIEIALTYIYGIGNSLSRKILTEAQIDPQKRASQLTSQEISRLKEIIEKNYKIEGELRRELLLNIKRLKDISCWRGIRHIKGLPVRGQRTKTNTRTVRGNVRKTVGSGKRSSLEPK, encoded by the coding sequence ATGCCACGGATTATCGGAGTCAATATTCCCGAAAAAAAACAAATAGAAATTGCTTTAACTTATATCTATGGAATAGGTAATTCTTTGAGTCGTAAAATTTTAACCGAAGCCCAAATTGACCCCCAAAAGAGAGCCTCACAACTAACTTCTCAAGAGATCAGTCGACTTAAAGAAATTATTGAGAAGAATTATAAGATTGAAGGAGAATTAAGAAGAGAGCTGCTTTTGAATATTAAAAGATTAAAAGATATTAGTTGCTGGCGGGGAATTCGTCACATCAAAGGCCTGCCGGTTAGGGGGCAGCGGACGAAAACCAACACTCGGACGGTCAGAGGAAATGTTAGAAAAACTGTAGGATCTGGCAAAAGGTCATCACTAGAACCCAAGTAA
- a CDS encoding 50S ribosomal protein L36, whose product MKVRPSVKKICKDCKVVRRKGRVYIVCKHPKHKQRQG is encoded by the coding sequence ATGAAAGTTCGACCTTCGGTTAAAAAAATTTGTAAAGACTGCAAAGTTGTCAGGCGTAAAGGCCGGGTTTATATTGTTTGTAAACATCCCAAACATAAACAACGTCAAGGTTGA
- a CDS encoding translation initiation factor IF-1: protein MKKGVLKKEGRVTETLPDTHFRVRLDDGKEIMAHLAGKLRIYRIKVLLGDRVTVEISPYDDEKGRIVYRGK from the coding sequence ATGAAAAAGGGTGTTCTCAAAAAAGAAGGACGGGTTACAGAGACTTTGCCCGATACTCATTTCCGAGTTAGGTTAGATGACGGAAAAGAAATCATGGCCCATTTGGCTGGAAAATTAAGAATCTATCGAATTAAAGTTTTACTCGGTGATCGGGTGACAGTAGAAATTTCTCCGTATGATGACGAAAAAGGAAGAATAGTTTATCGGGGAAAATAA
- a CDS encoding alanine--tRNA ligase, which translates to MDSSIIRKQFLDFFAKRGHTIVPSSSLLSSDPTVLLTTAGMQQFKEYYLDKPSPLGNRVASCQKCFRTSDIDEVGDDFHLTFFEMLGNFSFRDYFKEEAIESAHELLVKDYELPAVNLWVTYFRGDGNIPEDKESQEIWHKLGVPRERISGFSREDNFWGPTGEEGPCGPTTEIHFDITQKPCQKRKSCRPNCDCGRFLEVWNLVFNEYYQDREKKFTSLKTKGVDTGMGLERLAVVLQKKSSVFEINLFEPIIREIEENTSKSYNSNQRAYRIVADHIKGAVFLSSEGVIPSNIEEGYILRRVLRKTIRFGKLLNLPENFLISLAKKVISIYGDTYPGIKSSQADILTIIQNEEEKFDRTLEKGLKEFDKLIETTQIKNKKIIPGEKAFWLFETYGFPLELTEELAKGKNLKVDQKSFREAFEKHQEISRAGAEKKFGGVGKKATYEATKLHTATHLLHQALREILGKHVKQMGSDITSQRLRFDFSHSSKMTEKEKKKVEDLINQKIQENLDVRQEEVEYQQAIESGALAFFKEKYPERVTIYSIGDSSDPSGRVFSKEICAGPHISQTQELGKFKIIKEESAGAGVRRIRAIIGDEAL; encoded by the coding sequence ATGGATTCATCTATAATAAGAAAACAATTCTTAGATTTTTTTGCAAAACGTGGCCATACTATAGTTCCGTCAAGCTCGCTTCTATCTTCCGACCCGACAGTTTTATTGACAACAGCCGGTATGCAGCAGTTTAAGGAATATTATCTAGATAAACCTTCTCCTTTGGGAAATAGAGTTGCTTCTTGCCAGAAATGCTTTCGAACTTCAGATATTGATGAGGTGGGAGATGATTTTCATCTAACTTTCTTTGAAATGTTAGGAAACTTTAGTTTTAGAGACTACTTTAAAGAAGAGGCAATCGAATCTGCCCATGAGCTTTTAGTCAAAGACTACGAGCTGCCGGCCGTTAATTTATGGGTGACCTATTTTAGAGGCGATGGAAATATTCCCGAAGACAAAGAATCTCAAGAAATTTGGCATAAATTAGGTGTTCCTAGAGAAAGAATTTCCGGGTTCAGTAGAGAAGATAATTTTTGGGGGCCGACTGGCGAAGAAGGTCCCTGCGGTCCAACTACCGAAATTCATTTTGATATAACTCAAAAACCCTGCCAGAAGAGAAAAAGTTGTCGTCCTAATTGTGATTGCGGCCGTTTTTTGGAAGTCTGGAATTTGGTTTTTAATGAATATTACCAAGATAGAGAAAAAAAATTTACTTCTCTGAAAACAAAAGGAGTTGATACCGGCATGGGATTGGAGAGACTAGCTGTGGTTCTTCAGAAAAAGTCTTCAGTCTTTGAAATTAATTTATTTGAACCAATAATTAGAGAGATAGAAGAAAATACGTCTAAATCCTATAACTCAAATCAAAGGGCCTATCGAATTGTCGCTGACCACATTAAGGGCGCTGTTTTTTTATCTTCAGAAGGGGTCATTCCTTCTAATATTGAAGAAGGCTATATTCTGCGTCGAGTCCTGAGAAAGACAATTAGGTTCGGGAAACTGCTGAATTTACCTGAAAATTTTTTAATATCTTTAGCCAAAAAAGTAATTAGTATTTATGGTGATACTTATCCCGGGATTAAATCTTCGCAAGCTGATATTTTGACTATAATTCAAAACGAAGAAGAAAAATTCGATAGAACCTTAGAAAAAGGCCTGAAAGAATTTGATAAATTAATAGAAACCACCCAGATTAAAAATAAAAAGATAATTCCAGGAGAGAAAGCTTTCTGGCTTTTTGAAACATATGGCTTTCCTTTAGAATTAACCGAGGAATTAGCCAAAGGGAAAAATTTGAAAGTAGACCAAAAAAGTTTTAGAGAGGCCTTTGAAAAGCACCAAGAAATTTCAAGGGCGGGGGCAGAGAAAAAGTTTGGAGGCGTTGGCAAAAAAGCCACATATGAAGCAACAAAATTGCACACTGCTACGCACTTGCTGCACCAAGCCTTAAGAGAAATCTTAGGAAAACACGTTAAACAAATGGGCTCCGATATTACTTCTCAAAGGCTTCGTTTTGATTTTTCTCATTCCTCAAAAATGACAGAAAAAGAAAAAAAGAAGGTAGAAGATCTTATTAACCAAAAAATCCAGGAGAATTTGGACGTCAGACAAGAAGAAGTCGAATATCAGCAGGCTATAGAATCAGGAGCTTTGGCTTTTTTTAAAGAAAAATACCCAGAAAGAGTAACTATCTATTCAATTGGTGATTCTTCGGACCCTTCAGGGCGAGTTTTTTCTAAGGAGATTTGCGCCGGTCCTCATATTTCACAGACTCAAGAATTGGGAAAATTTAAGATTATCAAAGAAGAATCAGCCGGAGCAGGAGTAAGAAGAATTCGAGCAATTATAGGAGATGAAGCTTTATAA
- the mnmA gene encoding tRNA 2-thiouridine(34) synthase MnmA: protein MSPRHRALNALSARSAGQAGRFKKKKKVLVAMSGGVDSSVATAILKKAGFEVVGVFMRFWRDPVLQRWNRCCSPEAEKRARRVALLLGIPFYVLDFGKEFKKRIVNYFLKEHKKNFTPNPCVVCNKEIKFGLLLEKALDIGADYVATGHYVKKQETRFRPVFRSKTAEGDQGPGLQVKNKIYKLLRAKDKEKDQSYFLWQLSQKQLKKILFPLENLTKKEVISLARKFKLPVLNIPESQEICFIQTTVNDFLKRYLKQKPGPIVEQAHYRASKIIDAKRKIIGQHQGLAFYTIGQRRGIRLPGGPYFVLDKDLKRNFLVVTKNERDLYKKELVAGNVHWISGKKPKLPLRVKSKVRYRQEMMPAIIKDQRIKNKKQVLVEFKKPQRAITLGQSVVFYREKELLGGGIIKKI from the coding sequence ATGTCCCCGCGGCACCGAGCACTCAACGCCTTGAGTGCTCGGTCTGCGGGGCAAGCAGGAAGGTTTAAAAAAAAGAAAAAAGTTCTCGTGGCTATGTCTGGCGGAGTAGATTCGAGCGTGGCGACAGCCATATTAAAAAAGGCTGGTTTTGAAGTAGTAGGAGTTTTTATGAGATTTTGGCGTGATCCTGTCTTGCAAAGGTGGAACAGGTGTTGTTCTCCAGAGGCCGAAAAAAGAGCAAGGAGAGTGGCCCTTCTTTTAGGCATTCCGTTCTATGTTTTAGATTTTGGAAAAGAGTTTAAAAAGAGAATTGTTAATTATTTTTTGAAAGAACATAAGAAAAATTTTACCCCAAACCCTTGTGTGGTTTGCAATAAAGAAATTAAATTCGGACTTTTATTGGAAAAAGCTTTAGACATAGGGGCTGATTATGTGGCTACCGGTCACTATGTCAAGAAACAGGAAACCCGTTTTCGCCCCGTCTTTCGCAGCAAGACCGCGGAGGGGGACCAAGGCCCAGGCTTACAAGTAAAAAACAAAATCTATAAATTATTAAGGGCTAAAGACAAAGAAAAAGATCAATCTTATTTTTTATGGCAGTTGTCCCAGAAGCAACTTAAAAAGATTTTGTTTCCTCTGGAGAATTTGACTAAAAAAGAAGTAATTTCTTTGGCCAGGAAATTTAAATTGCCAGTTCTAAATATACCAGAATCTCAAGAGATATGCTTTATTCAAACTACAGTCAATGATTTTTTAAAGCGCTACCTAAAACAAAAACCAGGCCCCATAGTAGAGCAAGCTCACTACAGGGCAAGCAAAATTATTGATGCTAAACGAAAAATCATTGGTCAGCATCAAGGTCTGGCTTTCTATACTATTGGCCAGAGAAGGGGAATTAGATTGCCCGGTGGGCCATACTTCGTTTTAGACAAAGATTTAAAGCGAAATTTTTTGGTTGTTACTAAAAATGAAAGAGATTTATACAAAAAAGAGCTAGTAGCAGGAAACGTTCATTGGATTTCAGGTAAAAAACCAAAACTACCGTTGAGAGTAAAATCAAAAGTCAGATATAGGCAAGAGATGATGCCGGCAATTATCAAAGACCAAAGAATAAAAAATAAAAAGCAGGTCTTGGTAGAATTTAAAAAACCCCAAAGAGCGATAACCCTTGGTCAATCAGTTGTGTTTTATCGAGAAAAAGAGCTTTTGGGCGGCGGGATAATAAAAAAAATATAG
- a CDS encoding triose-phosphate isomerase, producing the protein MKTIIVANWKCNPTTLQEAKRLFSSVKRGLRNIKNKSTEVVVCPPFVYLSILGGSSLAHRKTSFGGLALGSQDCFWEEKGAFTGEISFLMLKDLGCQYVILGHSERRRYFKETDEMINRKMRAVLSVKLKPILCIGEAENERKKRLTQKILKSQIEKGLREITEKDINQVIIAYEPIWAIGTGKACLPEGAEKVAIFIRKIISKIYSQKITKRIPILYGGSINSQNALSYTAKSNLQGFLVGGASLDPQEFVKIIKNVSRA; encoded by the coding sequence ATGAAAACCATTATTGTTGCCAATTGGAAATGTAATCCCACCACTCTTCAAGAGGCCAAGCGCCTTTTTAGTTCAGTCAAAAGGGGCTTAAGAAATATCAAAAACAAAAGCACGGAAGTAGTAGTTTGTCCACCATTTGTTTATTTATCAATTTTAGGAGGCTCTTCCCTCGCTCACCGAAAGACGAGCTTCGGAGGACTCGCCTTGGGCTCACAGGATTGTTTTTGGGAAGAAAAGGGAGCTTTCACTGGTGAAATTTCGTTTCTAATGCTCAAAGATTTAGGTTGCCAATATGTAATTTTAGGCCATTCTGAAAGGCGGAGATATTTCAAAGAGACCGATGAGATGATAAACAGAAAAATGAGAGCTGTTCTCTCGGTAAAATTAAAGCCAATTTTATGTATCGGTGAAGCTGAAAACGAACGAAAAAAGAGATTAACCCAGAAGATTTTAAAGTCTCAAATTGAAAAAGGCCTTAGAGAAATTACAGAAAAAGATATTAATCAAGTTATTATTGCCTATGAACCAATTTGGGCAATTGGAACGGGTAAAGCCTGTTTGCCAGAAGGGGCAGAGAAGGTGGCTATCTTTATTCGGAAAATTATCTCTAAGATTTATAGTCAGAAAATAACCAAGAGAATTCCTATTCTTTATGGGGGCAGTATCAATAGTCAAAATGCCTTAAGTTATACAGCAAAATCGAACCTACAAGGTTTTTTGGTTGGTGGCGCCTCATTGGATCCTCAAGAATTTGTCAAAATAATAAAAAATGTAAGTAGAGCTTGA
- a CDS encoding ligand-binding protein SH3 translates to MIPELKTFLIAMSPVVELRGSIPMALEVYKMPVWSAYLFSVLGNLVPLILIISIFSPVSRFLSKKFGFFDQFFTWIFIHTRKIHQSKFEKWGKNLTVIILVAIPIPFIGGWTGAIAAFVFGISFKKALPLIIIGSSLAGIIVIILTLGISKLI, encoded by the coding sequence ATGATTCCCGAACTTAAAACCTTTCTAATTGCCATGTCCCCAGTAGTTGAGTTAAGGGGATCAATTCCTATGGCCTTGGAAGTTTACAAAATGCCTGTTTGGTCAGCTTATCTTTTTTCGGTTTTAGGGAATTTAGTACCCTTAATTTTAATCATTTCTATCTTTAGTCCAGTTTCTCGGTTTCTGAGCAAGAAATTCGGATTTTTCGATCAATTTTTTACCTGGATTTTTATCCATACCAGAAAAATTCATCAGTCAAAATTCGAAAAATGGGGAAAAAATTTAACTGTTATAATTTTGGTAGCCATCCCCATTCCTTTCATTGGCGGCTGGACGGGAGCTATAGCTGCTTTTGTTTTCGGAATTTCCTTTAAAAAAGCCCTGCCTTTAATTATAATTGGGTCTTCGCTTGCTGGAATAATCGTCATCATTCTAACCTTAGGAATATCTAAGTTAATTTAA
- a CDS encoding DUF4931 domain-containing protein, translating into MKKKRKLKKSRFPSELRLDLVSRDWVVIATGRARRLETFKQERRKKETIPKSRCPFCQIHTQEIPTVIFSNSRKVFPPNEKLENLAPLGIRKFLTGWTTISIPNKYPAFIPSPEFDEKIEGNIYQTMNAVGFHEVVITRDHEKQLAQFSISQVKETIDVYQQRYLELMKEKFVSYVSIFHNHGIEAGATIVHPHSQIVTIPLIDVDLKRSLVNSKKYFKVHKKCIYCQMVQWEIKIKKRIIFENEDFLVICPFASKSAFEVIISPKKHHSYFERITEKEKQQLAEAFKIALNKLYKALNDPAYNFYLHTAPCDGKNYDYYHWHWTILPKTSTWAGFEMGAKIEISTIEPERAAEYLRRQR; encoded by the coding sequence ATGAAAAAAAAGAGAAAACTTAAAAAATCGAGATTTCCCTCAGAACTACGTTTAGATCTTGTCTCCAGGGACTGGGTAGTTATTGCCACTGGCAGAGCCCGGAGGCTCGAAACTTTTAAGCAAGAAAGACGAAAGAAAGAGACTATTCCAAAGAGTCGATGTCCATTTTGTCAGATTCATACTCAAGAAATCCCTACCGTTATTTTTTCTAATAGTAGAAAAGTGTTTCCTCCAAACGAAAAGCTCGAAAATTTGGCCCCGCTAGGAATTAGAAAATTTCTAACGGGGTGGACAACCATTTCTATTCCAAACAAATATCCCGCCTTTATTCCTTCTCCTGAGTTCGACGAGAAAATTGAAGGCAATATATATCAAACAATGAACGCTGTTGGTTTTCACGAAGTGGTTATTACCAGAGACCACGAAAAACAATTAGCCCAGTTTTCAATTAGCCAGGTGAAAGAAACAATAGATGTTTATCAGCAGAGATATTTGGAACTAATGAAAGAAAAGTTTGTTAGTTATGTTTCTATTTTTCATAATCACGGCATAGAAGCTGGAGCAACAATTGTCCATCCCCATTCTCAGATTGTAACTATTCCACTTATTGACGTTGATCTTAAAAGATCCTTGGTGAATTCCAAAAAGTATTTTAAGGTTCATAAAAAATGTATCTATTGCCAGATGGTTCAATGGGAAATAAAGATTAAAAAACGAATAATTTTTGAAAACGAGGATTTTTTAGTTATCTGCCCCTTTGCCTCAAAATCTGCTTTTGAAGTTATTATTTCTCCTAAAAAACACCATTCTTACTTTGAGAGGATTACCGAAAAAGAAAAACAGCAGTTAGCCGAAGCCTTTAAAATAGCTTTAAATAAACTCTATAAAGCCTTGAATGATCCGGCTTATAACTTTTATTTACACACTGCTCCTTGCGATGGCAAAAATTATGATTATTACCATTGGCATTGGACGATTCTGCCAAAAACTTCAACTTGGGCTGGGTTTGAAATGGGAGCAAAGATAGAGATTTCGACTATCGAACCAGAGAGAGCCGCCGAATATTTACGAAGACAAAGATAG
- a CDS encoding glycosyltransferase family 2 protein, which yields MYLSVIIPAYNEARRLPKTLEKVDEYLREQTYDYEVIVVNDGSRDKTAEVVKNLQSQIKNLRLIDNKENHGKGYVVRQGILAASGEYRVFTDADNSTSIDQVERMWPEFKKGYDIVIGSRDVNGAVLDPPQPWIRNIILGEGFKLFRKIIIGLWKIEDSQCGFKGITRAASEKIFPKCKIDRFAFDPEILVIANKLGYKIKEIPIHWKNDPESKVKFKSIIRMAIDLIQIRLNSVKGLYGV from the coding sequence ATGTATTTATCTGTTATCATTCCAGCTTATAACGAAGCGAGAAGATTACCCAAAACTTTAGAGAAAGTCGATGAATACCTAAGAGAACAAACCTATGATTACGAGGTTATTGTGGTTAATGATGGTTCGAGAGATAAGACAGCAGAAGTCGTTAAAAACCTGCAAAGCCAAATAAAAAATCTAAGATTAATTGATAATAAGGAAAATCATGGTAAAGGTTATGTGGTGAGGCAGGGGATATTAGCTGCTTCAGGCGAATACCGAGTATTTACTGACGCTGATAATTCGACCTCTATTGATCAGGTTGAAAGAATGTGGCCAGAATTCAAAAAAGGATACGATATTGTTATTGGTTCGAGAGATGTTAATGGAGCAGTTTTAGATCCTCCTCAGCCCTGGATAAGAAATATTATTTTGGGAGAAGGTTTTAAATTATTTAGAAAAATAATTATTGGGCTTTGGAAAATTGAAGATAGTCAGTGTGGTTTCAAGGGGATTACAAGAGCGGCTTCCGAGAAGATTTTTCCTAAATGCAAAATAGATCGTTTTGCTTTCGATCCAGAGATTCTAGTTATTGCGAATAAATTGGGATATAAAATAAAAGAAATTCCCATTCATTGGAAAAATGACCCCGAAAGCAAAGTTAAATTTAAATCAATAATCAGAATGGCAATTGACTTAATTCAAATAAGATTGAATTCAGTCAAAGGACTCTACGGGGTATGA
- the map gene encoding type I methionyl aminopeptidase has translation MITIKTPEEIKIMTEGGRILAEIMKKLEKKVRPGVQTRELDRCAESLILDSKTKPSFKGYQNFPAVLCTSINEEIVHAVPSARNLKEGDIISLDLGLIYKGFHTDMAVTLPVGKVDSEFQRLIRVTKKALKRGIKKIRPGNTVGDIGNTIQRFVESQGFNVVRELCGHGIGRELHEDPQILNYGKRHKGEELKEGQVLCLEPMVTIGGWKLKKTEDDHGYTTQDNSLSAHFEQTVAVTKDGSRVLTEIL, from the coding sequence ATGATTACGATTAAAACGCCGGAAGAAATTAAAATAATGACAGAAGGCGGCAGAATCCTGGCAGAAATTATGAAGAAACTGGAAAAGAAGGTTCGGCCAGGAGTTCAAACCCGTGAATTAGATAGGTGTGCGGAAAGCCTGATTTTAGATTCTAAAACCAAACCCTCTTTTAAGGGATATCAGAACTTCCCGGCAGTTTTATGTACTTCAATAAACGAAGAAATTGTCCATGCCGTTCCTTCTGCTCGAAACCTGAAAGAGGGTGATATTATTTCTTTGGATTTAGGCCTTATCTATAAGGGGTTTCATACTGATATGGCAGTTACTCTGCCAGTAGGGAAAGTTGATTCTGAATTTCAAAGATTAATTCGGGTTACAAAAAAAGCTTTAAAAAGGGGAATTAAAAAGATTAGGCCAGGAAATACAGTTGGTGATATCGGCAATACTATTCAAAGGTTTGTTGAATCTCAGGGATTTAATGTGGTTAGAGAACTTTGCGGTCATGGAATTGGTAGAGAATTACATGAAGATCCTCAAATTTTAAATTATGGAAAAAGGCACAAAGGCGAGGAACTAAAAGAAGGGCAGGTTCTTTGTTTGGAGCCAATGGTAACAATAGGGGGCTGGAAACTTAAAAAAACAGAAGATGACCACGGCTACACAACTCAAGACAATTCTCTCTCAGCCCATTTTGAACAAACAGTTGCCGTAACAAAAGATGGTTCGCGAGTATTGACAGAAATATTATAG